From the Plectropomus leopardus isolate mb chromosome 18, YSFRI_Pleo_2.0, whole genome shotgun sequence genome, one window contains:
- the psmb13a gene encoding proteasome 20S subunit beta 13a produces the protein MALSNVLETPAAGFNFDNAARNAALEGIFDGGQTPKPMKTGTTIAGVVFKDGVVLGADTRATSDDVVADKMCAKIHYIAPNIYCCGAGTAADTEKTTELLSSNLTIFSLNSGRNPRVIMAVNILQDMLYRYHGQIGANLILGGVDCTGNHLYSVGPYGSVNKVPYLVMGSGALAALGILEDGFKPDLELEKAKELVRVAIHAGVMNDLGSGNNIDICVITRQGVDYIRPCQVSEYKDNRKMKYKYRPGTTPVLTEKVVPLKLEIVQETVQQMDTA, from the exons ATGGCGCTATCAAATGTCCTCGAAACTCCTGCAGCTGGGTTTAATTTCGACAACGCAGCAAG AAATGCTGCATTAGAGGGTATTTTTGATGGAGGACAGACACCTAAACCGATGAAAACAGGCACCACGATAGCAGGAGTGGTGTTCAAG GATGGGGTGGTGCTGGGAGCAGACACAAGAGCCACCTCGGATGATGTGGTGGCCGACAAGATGTGTGCTAAGATCCACTACATTGCTCCAAATATATA CTGTTGTGGAGCAGGTACAGCGGCAGATACAGAAAAGACCacagagctgctctcctccaACCTCACCATCTTCTCCCTGAACAGCGGCAGGAATCCTCGTGTCATCATGGCTGTTAACATTTTACAGGATATGTTGTACAG GTATCACGGTCAAATTGGTGCCAATCTTATACTGGGAGGAGTTGATTGCACTGGGAACCACCTGTACTCAGTGGGTCCATATGGCAGTGTAAATAAAGTGCCCTATCTTGTAATGG GATCTGGTGCTCTGGCTGCTCTTGGGATTCTCGAGGACGGGTTCAAACCTGACCTGGAG CTGGAGAAGGCAAAGGAGTTGGTGCGTGTTGCCATTCACGCTGGCGTCATGAATGACCTCGGCTCGGGCAACAACATCGACATCTGTGTCATCACCAGGCAAGGAGTGGACTACATCAGACCCTGCCAGGTGTCAGAGTACAAAGACAACAG gaaaatgaaatacaaatatcGTCCAGGCACGACACCGGTTCTGACGGAGAAAGTAGTCCCTTTAAAGCTGGAGATTGTCCAGGAGACCGTGCAGCAGATGGATACAGCCTGA
- the psmb8a gene encoding proteasome subunit beta type-8 — protein sequence MALFDVAGFKPYAELRGQILPAGQTHLVDRTNHYDFGTKTQEFAVPRGVDPSGFLKSCNRDGGVCIDLNHGTTTLAFKFRHGVIVAVDSRASAGRYLASNDVNKVIEINPYLLGTMSGSAADCQYWERLLAKECRAVQMHIEKSCANALNQRGDGKSQLNDSFCSLMDQGRTHKGSGTRSGKLSLDYCVEEGDIYL from the exons ATGGCTCTTTTCGATGTAGCTGGTTTTAAGCCTTATGCTGAGCTCCGCGGGCAGATCCTCCCAGCAGGACAGACGCATCTCGTCGACCGAACCAATCACTATGACTTCGGGACAAAAACTCAAGAATTTGCTGTTCCTCGGGGTGTCGAC CCCTCCGGGTTTCTTAAGTCCTGCAACCGTGACGGAGGCGTGTGTATAGACCTGAACCATGGTACGACCACCCTGGCCTTCAAGTTCAGACATGGAGTCATCGTGGCTGTGGACTCCAGAGCCTCAGCTGGCCGTTACCTAG CATCCAATGATGTCAACAAGGTCATAGAGATCAACCCGTACCTGCTGGGCACCATGTCGGGCAGCGCTGCCGACTGCCAGTACTGGGAGAGACTACTGGCCAAAGAATGCAG AGCAGTTCAGATGCACATTGAAAAAAGTTGTGCAAACGCTCTAAACCAGCGTGGTGATGGTAAATCTCAGTTGAATGacagtttttgcagtttaatgGACCAAGGAAGGACACATAAAGGAAGTGGGACACGCTCAGGCAAACTCTCGCTGGATTATTGTGTGGAGGAGGGCGACATCTACCTGTAG
- the LOC121958318 gene encoding proteasome subunit beta type-6-B like protein-like isoform X1, translating into MEKHHTDSRVKGVSTGTTILAATFDGGVVIGSDSRASIGGEYVSSKTINKVIQVHDRIFCCMAGSLADAQAVTKAAKFRLSFHSVQMEAPPLVIAAASVLKELCYKNREELEAGFITAGWDKKKGPQVYVVSLGGMLVRQPITIGGSGSTYIYGYVDAKYKPNMSREDCLQFATNGTAVFAYVPKFKLVCLFCQ; encoded by the exons ATGGAGAAACACCACACGGACTCACGAGTCAAAGGAGTCAGCACAGGG ACCACCATCCTGGCTGCCACTTTTGATGGAGGGGTCGTAATTGGTTCAGATTCCCGGGCATCTATTGGAGG gGAATATGTATCATCTAAGACAATCAACAAGGTGATTCAGGTTCATGACCGGATCTTCTGCTGCATGGCCGGCTCACTCGCAGACGCTCAGGCCGTCACCAAGGCTGCAAAGTTCCGCCTGTCCTTCCACAG TGTCCAGATGGAGGCCCCTCCTCTAGTGATCGCAGCAGCATCTGTGCTGAAAGAACTGTGTTACAAGAACAGAGAAGAGCTGGAGGCCGGCTTCATCACAGCGGGCTGGGACAAGAAGAAAGGACCACAG GTGTACGTGGTGTCTCTTGGTGGGATGTTAGTCCGCCAGCCGATTACCATCGGTGGCTCAGGCAGCACGTACATCTACGGCTACGTTGACGCCAAATACAAACCCAACATGAGCCGAGAGGACTGTCTACAGTTTGCCACTAATGGTACTGCTGTTTTTGCTTATGTACCCAAATTTAAACTAGTGTGCTTGTTTTGTCAGTAA
- the psmb9a gene encoding proteasome subunit beta type-9, with translation MESPSDVESVVNRVMNKLSPLHDKIYCALSGSAADAQTIAEIVNYQLDVHSIEIGEDPQVCSAATLVRNISYKYKEELSAHLIVAGWDRRDGGQLCRWL, from the exons ATGGAGAGTCCCTCTGATGT GGAATCTGTGGTGAACAGGGTGATGAACAAGCTGTCTCCCCTACATGACAAGATCTACTGTGCTCTGTCAGGCTCTGCAGCTGACGCTCAGACCATCGCAGAGATAGTCAACTACCAGCTCGATGTCCACAG TATTGAGATAGGTGAGGACCCCCAGGTTTGCTCAGCTGCCACTCTGGTGAGAAACATCTCTTACAAGTACAAGGAGGAGCTGTCAGCACATCTCATTGTGGCCGGCTGGGACAGAAGAGACGGAGGACAG CTCTGTCGTTGGCTATGA
- the tapbp.1 gene encoding TAP binding protein (tapasin), tandem duplicate 1 encodes MTNFSTIYKLSLVAVICYIKACSSSCPVLECWFVQEKAGRGGGLTAATSQEKSLLHIRTDAHSHAAEPQRTPSDINPDRVYFVTDPAATLCHRSLNPPRGSVNKPQCEINPFLPQPSTLKWVAPLTDSALSPIYLQADWFSTATLGLNEELAVSTIMRAPTATKEHDVILSVTSKTVSVKSRLGEPVLLDCGFWADPSSPLSGSGFAVEWRYQFRGDGRLVLAYDGKTDRLADTQEEGATLDIESLHAKGNASLILQEAKVRHSGMYICTVYLPYLVAQVSMELEIVEPPSLSIHPSPLPLAVPGQTLTVQCEASGFAPLSLELSWEFKGADGKTRPLGSGSVTGHRQAWDGTYSQSSRLELDTTNLDLGKGGEVTCVAVHVGGTQRASATLSVIGFSTPSIEDSMAMVGVALVLYGLIKFVSWTFTSSGSDDAGQQDKKDK; translated from the exons ATGACGAACTTCTCTACAATCTACAAATTGTCCCTGGTTGCTGTTATTTGCTACATTAAAG cctgcagcagcagctgtccaGTGTTGGAGTGCTGGTTTGTGCAGGAGAAAGCAGGTCGAGGAGGAGGTTTAACTGCAGCTACGAGCCAGGAAAAATCTCTGCTTCACATCAGAACAGACGCACACAGCCACGCCGCAGAGCCCCAACGGACTCCATCTGACATCAACCCCGACAGGGTCTACTTTGTTACCG accCGGCTGCCACTCTGTGCCACCGCTCCCTGAACCCTCCCAGAGGCTCTGTAAACAAGCCCCAGTGTGAGATTAACCCCTTCCTGCCGCAGCCCTCCACCCTCAAATGGGTCGCTCCCCTCACAGACTCCGCCCTAAGCCCCATATACCTGCAAGCTGACTGGTTTTCAACTGCCACTCTGGGCCTCAACGAAGAGCTGGCCGTTTCCACCATCATGCGTGCGCCTACAGCAACCAAAGAGCACGATG TGATCCTGAGTGTGACCAGTAAAACCGTCTCGGTGAAGTCCAGACTGGGGGAACCAGTGCTGCTGGACTGCGGCTTCTGGGCTGACCCGTCCTCGCCTCTATCTGGGTCGGGTTTTGCCGTAGAGTGGCGCTACCAGTTTAGAGGCGACGGGCGATTAGTTCTGGCCTACGACGGCAAGACGGACCGCCTGGCTGATACGCAAGAGGAAGGGGCCACGCTGGACATTGAGAGTTTGCACGCAAAAGGAAATGCGTCTCTGATCCTGCAGGAGGCTAAAGTGCGTCACTCTGGGATGTATATTTGTACGGTGTATCTGCCGTACCTCGTGGCTCAGGTGTCCATGGAGCTTGAAATTGTAG AACCCCCATCCCTGTCCATCCACCCGTCCCCTCTGCCTCTCGCTGTCCCCGGCCAGACTTTGACCGTCCAGTGTGAGGCGTCTGGCTTTGCCCCCCTCTCCCTGGAACTGAGCTGGGAGTTTAAAGGCGCAGATGGGAAGACCAGGCCTCTGGGATCGGGCAGCGTAACGGGCCACAGGCAGGCCTGGGATGGAACATACAGCCAGAGCTCCCGACTGGAGCTCGACACAACTAATCTGGACCTGGGCAAAGGAGGGGAGGTCACCTGTGTGGCCGTCCATGTTGGAGGCACACAGCGGGCCAGCGCGACCCTCAGTGTCATCG GGTTCAGTACTCCCTCCATTGAGGACTCAATGGCAATGGTTGGTGTAGCACTTGTGCTCTATGGTCTTATCAAATTTGTTTCTTGGACCTTCACCAGCTCAG GCTCAGATGATGCTGGTCAACAAGATAAg AAAGACAAGTAA
- the LOC121958318 gene encoding proteasome subunit beta type-6-B like protein-like isoform X2, with product MEKHHTDSRVKGVSTGTTILAATFDGGVVIGSDSRASIGGEYVSSKTINKVIQVHDRIFCCMAGSLADAQAVTKAAKFRLSFHSVQMEAPPLVIAAASVLKELCYKNREELEAGFITAGWDKKKGPQVYVVSLGGMLVRQPITIGGSGSTYIYGYVDAKYKPNMSREDCLQFATNALGSGHGQRQRQRRCG from the exons ATGGAGAAACACCACACGGACTCACGAGTCAAAGGAGTCAGCACAGGG ACCACCATCCTGGCTGCCACTTTTGATGGAGGGGTCGTAATTGGTTCAGATTCCCGGGCATCTATTGGAGG gGAATATGTATCATCTAAGACAATCAACAAGGTGATTCAGGTTCATGACCGGATCTTCTGCTGCATGGCCGGCTCACTCGCAGACGCTCAGGCCGTCACCAAGGCTGCAAAGTTCCGCCTGTCCTTCCACAG TGTCCAGATGGAGGCCCCTCCTCTAGTGATCGCAGCAGCATCTGTGCTGAAAGAACTGTGTTACAAGAACAGAGAAGAGCTGGAGGCCGGCTTCATCACAGCGGGCTGGGACAAGAAGAAAGGACCACAG GTGTACGTGGTGTCTCTTGGTGGGATGTTAGTCCGCCAGCCGATTACCATCGGTGGCTCAGGCAGCACGTACATCTACGGCTACGTTGACGCCAAATACAAACCCAACATGAGCCGAGAGGACTGTCTACAGTTTGCCACTAATG CTCTGGGCTCTGGCCATGGGCAGAGACAACGTCAGCGGAGGTGTGGCTAA